One Sphingomonas sp. LHG3406-1 genomic window carries:
- a CDS encoding aminopeptidase P family protein yields MSSHADRLAALREQLKSDRLDGFVVPLTDEHMSEYVGSYAQRLAWLTGFEGSAGSAVVLPEAAAIFTDGRYTLQVRQQVDGAHWSFQSVPDTSIASWLKEHAPEGARIGYDPWLHRRDWVRQAAAALAARGATLVPVERNPIDRIWGDRPEPSKASLVVHPERFAGRSSADKRQTVADWLAGNKADAAVLAALDSIAWTFNVRGTDVSHTPVALAYALVHSDGTADLFVAGEKVTPELRAHLGNGVRLHDRAAFEEALGELKDKTVAVDPERSVAAIFEALDKAGANIVELRDPTVLPRAIKNEAELAGQRAAQSRDGAAIARFLKWVDETDELDELKASDRLEAIRREDPSLKDLSFDSISGFGPNGAIVHYRSSEKTNLKFEPGSLYLIDSGGQYEDGTTDITRTVAIGEPSQEMRERFTRVLQGHIAIDTAVFPKGTRGGQLDSFARRPLWEAGLDYAHGTGHGVGSFLSVHEGPQRIAPVGGAYAGGDEPLAAGMILSNEPGYYKAGDYGIRIENLVLVVPVEVEGAEKEMLGFETLTFAPIDRRLISAEMLSDKERRWVDNYHAEVVRRIGPSLGAAERGWLEAACAPL; encoded by the coding sequence ATGTCCAGCCATGCCGACCGCCTCGCCGCCCTTCGTGAGCAACTGAAAAGCGACCGCCTCGACGGCTTCGTCGTGCCTCTGACCGACGAGCATATGAGCGAATATGTCGGGAGCTACGCCCAGCGGCTGGCGTGGCTGACGGGCTTCGAGGGTTCGGCCGGAAGCGCGGTGGTGCTGCCGGAGGCGGCGGCGATCTTCACCGACGGGCGCTACACGCTGCAGGTCCGCCAGCAGGTGGACGGAGCGCATTGGTCCTTCCAGTCGGTGCCCGACACGAGCATTGCATCCTGGCTCAAGGAACATGCGCCCGAGGGAGCGCGGATCGGCTACGATCCCTGGCTGCACCGGCGCGACTGGGTAAGGCAGGCAGCCGCTGCCCTGGCGGCGCGGGGCGCGACGCTGGTGCCGGTCGAGCGCAATCCCATCGACCGCATCTGGGGCGACCGGCCCGAGCCGAGCAAGGCGAGCCTGGTCGTCCATCCGGAGCGCTTCGCGGGCCGTTCGAGCGCCGACAAGCGGCAGACGGTCGCCGACTGGCTGGCAGGCAACAAGGCGGATGCGGCCGTGCTGGCGGCGCTCGATTCGATCGCCTGGACCTTCAATGTGCGCGGCACCGATGTCAGCCACACGCCGGTGGCGCTCGCCTACGCGCTGGTCCATTCAGACGGCACAGCGGACCTGTTCGTCGCGGGCGAGAAGGTAACGCCCGAGCTTCGTGCACATCTCGGCAACGGGGTGCGGCTGCATGACAGGGCGGCGTTCGAGGAGGCGCTGGGCGAGCTCAAGGACAAGACGGTGGCGGTCGACCCGGAGCGGTCGGTCGCGGCCATCTTCGAAGCGTTGGACAAGGCGGGCGCGAACATCGTCGAGCTGCGCGATCCGACCGTGCTGCCGCGGGCGATCAAGAACGAGGCGGAGCTAGCCGGCCAGCGCGCCGCGCAGAGCCGCGACGGCGCGGCCATCGCCCGCTTCCTCAAGTGGGTGGACGAGACGGACGAACTGGACGAGCTCAAGGCGTCCGACCGGCTGGAGGCGATCAGGCGGGAGGATCCAAGCCTCAAGGACCTCAGTTTCGACAGCATCTCGGGCTTCGGGCCGAACGGGGCGATCGTCCATTACCGCTCGTCGGAGAAGACCAACCTGAAGTTCGAGCCCGGCTCGCTCTACCTGATCGATTCGGGCGGCCAGTATGAGGATGGCACGACCGACATCACCCGCACGGTGGCGATCGGCGAGCCCAGCCAGGAGATGCGCGAGCGCTTCACCCGGGTGCTGCAGGGCCATATCGCGATCGACACGGCGGTCTTCCCCAAGGGCACGCGCGGCGGCCAGCTCGACAGCTTTGCCCGCCGCCCACTGTGGGAAGCGGGGCTGGATTATGCCCATGGCACCGGGCACGGCGTCGGCAGCTTCCTCTCGGTCCATGAGGGCCCGCAGCGGATTGCGCCGGTCGGCGGCGCCTATGCGGGCGGCGACGAGCCGCTGGCGGCGGGCATGATCCTGTCGAACGAGCCCGGCTACTACAAGGCGGGGGACTATGGCATCCGGATCGAGAATCTGGTCCTCGTCGTGCCGGTCGAGGTCGAGGGTGCCGAGAAGGAGATGCTCGGCTTCGAGACCCTGACCTTCGCGCCGATCGACCGGCGGCTGATCTCGGCCGAGATGCTGAGCGACAAGGAGCGGCGCTGGGTCGACAACTATCACGCCGAGGTGGTGCGGCGGATCGGGCCGTCGCTGGGCGCGGCCGAGCGCGGCTGGCTCGAAGCGGCCTGCGCGCCCCTGTGA
- a CDS encoding S9 family peptidase, with translation MSNQLPSPPKADVRPTSFERHGIKVTDDYAWLRDAGYPKVDDQPVLDYLKAENAYFEAWKKPHEKLSDTLFEELKGRQKEDDSSVPVRQGDHLYWWAFKPGAQYRQWYRKPVAGGADQLILDEVREAEGKEYFRLGAMEMSPDGRFAAILADDDGSERFKLKIRDLATGKDLETVTAVGIGSPVWSADSKAVLFTEVNDNWRSYRARYHRLGDDPKNARTIYEETKDKGFSVGLDKSQDESLILISTGDNRTSEVRFVPAANPLAEPVLISPRKENRLYEVDAAHGRLWILTNDNYINFRVASADPKNPGEWSEVVPGSERTYIRGVTAFRNHLALTTRVDGLDQLLLRDYQTGQSERIPFTEASYSAGLGSNPEFDPPAYRLSYSSMVTPATVYDYDPKAKKLTTLKVQQIPSGYDPSQYVTERLMLPARDGKKVPVSVVYKKGYRKDGSQPLFLYAYGAYGYAMPPSFSSARLSLLDRGFAYAIAHIRGGDDLGYGWYLDGTAKNRWNTFHDFVDAAKGLNAAGFARPGRIAAQGGSAGGKLMGVVVNTNPELWGAVIADVPFVDVINTMLDDTLPLTPGEWPVWGNPITDPDAFKLLLSYSPYDNVKRQAYPPMLVTAGLNDPRVTYWEPAKWVARLRANKTDQNLLMLKTNMGAGHGGKSGRWDSLKEVAEDYTFVLTQLGVAE, from the coding sequence ATGTCGAACCAGCTTCCCTCGCCTCCCAAGGCCGACGTCCGCCCGACCAGCTTCGAGCGCCACGGCATCAAGGTCACCGACGATTATGCCTGGCTGCGCGACGCCGGCTATCCCAAGGTCGATGACCAGCCGGTGCTCGACTACCTCAAGGCCGAGAACGCCTATTTCGAGGCGTGGAAGAAGCCGCACGAGAAGCTCTCCGACACCCTGTTCGAGGAACTGAAGGGCCGCCAGAAGGAGGACGATTCCTCCGTCCCGGTCCGCCAGGGCGATCATCTCTACTGGTGGGCCTTCAAGCCCGGCGCCCAGTATCGCCAATGGTATCGCAAGCCCGTCGCCGGCGGTGCCGACCAGCTCATTCTCGACGAGGTCAGGGAAGCCGAGGGCAAGGAATATTTCCGCCTCGGCGCGATGGAGATGAGCCCCGATGGCCGCTTCGCCGCCATTCTCGCCGACGATGACGGCTCCGAGCGCTTCAAGCTCAAGATCCGCGACCTCGCGACCGGCAAGGACCTCGAAACGGTGACCGCCGTCGGCATCGGCAGCCCCGTGTGGAGCGCCGACAGCAAGGCCGTGCTGTTCACCGAGGTGAACGACAATTGGCGCAGCTACCGCGCCCGCTACCATCGCCTTGGCGACGACCCGAAGAACGCCCGCACCATTTACGAGGAGACCAAGGACAAGGGCTTCTCGGTCGGCCTCGACAAGAGCCAGGACGAGAGCCTCATCCTCATCTCGACCGGCGACAACCGCACCAGCGAGGTCCGCTTCGTCCCAGCCGCCAACCCGCTGGCCGAGCCCGTCCTCATCAGCCCGCGCAAGGAGAACCGCCTCTACGAGGTGGATGCCGCGCATGGCAGGCTGTGGATCCTCACCAACGACAACTACATCAACTTCCGCGTCGCCTCGGCCGACCCCAAGAACCCCGGCGAGTGGAGCGAGGTCGTGCCCGGCTCGGAGCGGACCTACATCCGCGGGGTCACCGCCTTCCGCAACCACCTCGCGCTGACCACCCGCGTCGACGGCCTCGACCAGCTCCTGCTGCGCGACTACCAGACCGGTCAGTCGGAGCGCATCCCCTTCACCGAGGCGAGCTACAGCGCCGGCCTCGGCAGCAACCCCGAATTCGACCCGCCCGCCTATCGCCTCAGCTATTCGTCGATGGTCACACCGGCGACCGTCTACGATTATGATCCGAAGGCGAAGAAGCTGACGACGCTCAAGGTCCAGCAGATCCCGTCCGGCTACGACCCGTCGCAATATGTCACCGAGCGGCTGATGCTGCCGGCGCGCGACGGCAAGAAGGTGCCGGTCTCGGTCGTCTACAAGAAGGGCTACCGAAAGGACGGCAGCCAACCGCTCTTCCTCTACGCCTATGGCGCGTACGGCTATGCCATGCCGCCGAGCTTCTCCTCGGCAAGGCTGAGCCTGCTTGACCGCGGCTTCGCTTATGCCATCGCCCACATCCGCGGCGGCGACGACCTCGGCTACGGCTGGTATCTCGACGGCACCGCCAAGAACCGCTGGAACACCTTCCACGACTTCGTCGACGCGGCGAAGGGCCTCAACGCCGCCGGCTTCGCCCGTCCGGGCCGAATCGCCGCGCAGGGCGGCTCGGCCGGCGGCAAGCTGATGGGCGTCGTCGTCAACACGAACCCTGAGCTGTGGGGCGCGGTCATCGCCGACGTGCCGTTCGTCGACGTCATCAACACCATGCTCGACGATACGCTTCCGCTGACCCCCGGCGAATGGCCGGTGTGGGGCAATCCCATCACCGATCCCGACGCCTTCAAGCTGCTGCTCAGCTACAGCCCCTATGACAACGTCAAGCGCCAGGCCTACCCGCCGATGCTGGTCACCGCCGGCCTCAACGACCCGCGCGTCACCTACTGGGAGCCGGCCAAGTGGGTCGCCCGCCTTCGCGCCAACAAGACCGACCAGAACCTCCTCATGCTCAAGACCAACATGGGCGCAGGCCACGGCGGCAAGTCGGGTCGCTGGGACAGCCTGAAGGAAGTGGCCGAGGATTATACCTTCGTGCTGACCCAATTGGGGGTCGCCGAGTGA
- a CDS encoding thioesterase family protein has protein sequence MTTPSYSLQLTALPEHIDELGHVNNAVWVQWIQAVATSHWYSTAPVQYRDAFVWVVIRHEIDYLRPALVGDVVTGRTWVGDAPKGARFDRFMEFTGPDGKLLVKARTTWAMLDKASGRPQRITTQIVAPFLG, from the coding sequence GTGACGACCCCCTCCTACTCCCTTCAGCTGACCGCGCTGCCCGAGCACATCGACGAGCTCGGCCACGTCAACAATGCGGTCTGGGTGCAGTGGATCCAGGCGGTCGCCACCAGCCACTGGTATTCGACCGCGCCCGTACAGTATCGCGACGCCTTCGTGTGGGTCGTGATCCGCCACGAGATCGATTACCTCCGCCCGGCGCTGGTCGGCGACGTGGTCACCGGCCGCACCTGGGTCGGCGACGCGCCCAAGGGGGCCCGCTTCGACCGCTTCATGGAATTCACCGGTCCCGACGGCAAATTGCTGGTCAAGGCACGCACCACCTGGGCGATGCTCGACAAGGCCAGCGGTCGCCCCCAGCGGATTACCACGCAGATCGTCGCGCCTTTCCTCGGCTAG
- the maiA gene encoding maleylacetoacetate isomerase, with translation MTRIVLHDYFRSSASYRVRIALNLKGLSYEQHHVSLAKGEQKDAAYTDINPQGFVPMLEWDELRLTQSLAIFDFLDAQVKEPPFVPSDPEGRAHVLALALTIACDIHPLNNLRVLKYLKTELGQEQAAVDGWYRHWVEEGLAALEALAAPKAGRFLYGDQLSMADICLVPQLYNGRRFDVPMDAYPTLLSAEASALALPAFKAAHPDAQEVQS, from the coding sequence ATGACCCGCATCGTCCTCCACGACTATTTCCGCTCCTCCGCCAGCTACCGGGTGCGGATCGCGCTCAACCTCAAGGGCCTCTCCTACGAGCAGCACCATGTCAGCCTGGCCAAGGGCGAGCAGAAGGACGCGGCCTATACGGATATCAATCCGCAGGGCTTCGTACCCATGCTGGAATGGGACGAGCTCCGCCTTACCCAGAGCCTCGCCATCTTCGACTTCCTCGATGCGCAGGTGAAGGAACCGCCGTTCGTCCCGTCCGACCCCGAGGGCCGTGCCCATGTCCTCGCCCTCGCGCTGACGATTGCCTGCGACATCCACCCGCTCAACAACCTTCGGGTGCTCAAATATCTCAAGACCGAGCTCGGCCAGGAGCAGGCGGCGGTCGACGGCTGGTACCGCCACTGGGTCGAGGAAGGGCTTGCCGCGCTGGAGGCGCTGGCGGCACCGAAGGCCGGCCGCTTCCTCTACGGCGACCAGCTGTCGATGGCCGACATCTGCCTCGTCCCCCAGCTCTACAACGGCCGTCGCTTCGACGTGCCGATGGACGCCTATCCGACCCTTCTGAGCGCCGAGGCCTCGGCGCTCGCCCTGCCGGCCTTCAAGGCCGCCCACCCCGATGCCCAGGAGGTCCAGTCATGA
- a CDS encoding class II aldolase/adducin family protein, translating to MNRVDNMSAGLERVRALSDVDIPSLEGKVSEEEWKLRVDLAAAYRLVAHYGWDDLIFTHMSVRIPGPEHHFLLNPYNLMFEEVTASSLVKVDLQGNPVDPSPFITNPAGFTIHSAVHMAREDANAVIHLHTPHGQAVAAHSEGLLPLTQTAMLIRGDLAFHDYEGVATDHEERERIVADLGTKNAMLLRNHGTLAVGSTVGEAFIRIYFLERACEAQIYALSAGDQVNNPPQGTPEIAAQQGAQGLKLAAQFLAWPALLRKAYRLDPGFAS from the coding sequence ATGAACCGCGTCGACAATATGAGCGCCGGTCTGGAGCGCGTGCGCGCCCTTTCGGACGTCGATATCCCAAGCCTCGAGGGCAAGGTCAGCGAGGAGGAGTGGAAGCTCCGCGTCGACCTCGCCGCCGCCTACCGGCTGGTCGCCCATTACGGGTGGGACGACCTCATCTTCACCCACATGAGCGTCCGCATTCCGGGGCCCGAGCATCATTTCCTCCTGAACCCCTACAACCTCATGTTCGAGGAGGTGACCGCCTCGTCGCTGGTCAAGGTCGATCTCCAGGGCAATCCAGTCGATCCTTCGCCCTTCATCACCAATCCGGCCGGCTTCACCATCCATTCCGCCGTCCACATGGCGCGCGAGGATGCCAATGCCGTCATCCACCTCCATACGCCGCACGGCCAGGCCGTCGCCGCCCATTCCGAGGGCCTGCTGCCCCTGACGCAGACCGCCATGCTGATCCGCGGCGACCTCGCCTTCCACGATTATGAGGGCGTCGCCACCGACCACGAGGAGCGCGAGCGGATCGTCGCCGACCTCGGCACGAAGAACGCCATGCTGCTGCGCAACCACGGCACGCTGGCGGTCGGCTCGACGGTGGGCGAGGCCTTTATCCGCATCTATTTCCTCGAGCGGGCGTGCGAGGCGCAGATCTATGCGCTGTCGGCTGGCGACCAGGTCAACAATCCGCCGCAGGGCACGCCGGAGATCGCGGCCCAGCAGGGCGCGCAGGGGCTGAAGCTCGCCGCGCAGTTCCTCGCCTGGCCGGCGCTGCTCCGGAAGGCCTATCGGCTCGATCCTGGCTTCGCCAGCTAG
- a CDS encoding methyl-accepting chemotaxis protein, translating into MISNRSLKELTRKVSWLMVGLLALCGAVGIGSALLLRSAIVQQENAGSLLRNHMTADMMHDAVRGDVLAILAARDPALQIDARKARQDLADHLQQFREAMAAASTYQDSQPVSAAAAKVAKPLQAYADSALTISNSAARDPAAAAAALPQFFTSFEELEAEMEQVTNIIEGYAESRSRNATWMVVVAKLLILLSMAMAILIAWRVTAAVNARLIAPLAELAGAIERMAEGDRSTAVAGSERGDELGMLARGMEAFRVQLEAAEQAKAAQSQLIVDSIGNGLSALACGDLGKPVTSTLEAPFARLKSDFNAAISSLGGIVGEVRDSAVVLRMSAREIAEANGEIARRTERNAASLDETTNALDEIDRHVRDTASTASETVAVANTGMETLASGRGTADMAVTAMSRVSESAQGIDAVIEGLDKIAFQTRVLAMNAAVEAGRAGEAGRGFAVVADLVSALAMRAEEEAKRARAQLTTTQSDIGDAVEAVRSVDQALHDIAASVGAVNGRIGGIAAANERQATLIGQIREAIRAMNETAQQSAAMIEESAAAAQQLTAQAELLEEASGRFTLGNEQGRPVKPSRPAIRLAA; encoded by the coding sequence ATGATCTCGAACCGGTCATTGAAGGAACTGACCCGCAAGGTGAGTTGGCTGATGGTCGGGCTCCTTGCGCTGTGCGGCGCCGTCGGAATCGGCTCGGCGCTGCTGCTCCGCTCGGCGATCGTGCAGCAGGAAAATGCCGGGTCGCTGCTCCGCAACCACATGACCGCGGACATGATGCACGATGCGGTACGCGGCGACGTGCTGGCGATCCTCGCGGCGCGTGACCCGGCACTCCAGATCGATGCCCGCAAGGCGCGGCAGGACCTTGCCGACCATCTCCAGCAGTTTCGCGAAGCGATGGCGGCGGCCAGCACCTACCAGGACAGCCAACCAGTCTCGGCGGCGGCCGCGAAGGTCGCCAAGCCGCTGCAGGCCTATGCCGACAGCGCACTGACCATCTCCAACAGCGCCGCCCGCGATCCGGCGGCGGCAGCGGCGGCCCTGCCCCAGTTCTTCACCAGCTTCGAGGAACTCGAGGCGGAAATGGAGCAGGTCACCAACATCATCGAGGGCTATGCCGAGTCCCGCAGCCGTAACGCGACGTGGATGGTGGTCGTGGCCAAGCTGCTGATCCTCCTGTCCATGGCCATGGCCATCCTGATCGCCTGGCGCGTGACGGCTGCCGTGAACGCGCGGCTGATCGCACCGCTGGCTGAACTGGCCGGCGCGATCGAACGAATGGCTGAAGGCGACCGCAGCACGGCCGTCGCAGGGTCGGAGCGGGGCGACGAGCTGGGCATGCTGGCGCGCGGCATGGAGGCGTTCCGGGTGCAGCTTGAAGCGGCCGAGCAGGCCAAGGCCGCCCAGTCGCAGCTGATCGTGGACAGCATCGGCAACGGCCTTTCCGCCCTTGCTTGCGGCGACCTTGGCAAGCCGGTCACCAGCACGCTCGAGGCTCCGTTCGCACGGCTCAAGTCCGACTTCAATGCGGCCATCTCAAGTCTTGGCGGAATCGTCGGCGAGGTGCGCGACAGTGCGGTGGTGCTGCGCATGAGCGCGCGGGAGATCGCCGAGGCCAATGGCGAGATCGCGCGCCGCACCGAGCGCAATGCGGCGAGCCTCGATGAGACGACCAACGCACTCGACGAGATCGATCGCCATGTGCGCGACACGGCGTCGACGGCGAGCGAGACGGTTGCGGTGGCCAATACGGGCATGGAGACGCTGGCAAGCGGGCGCGGCACGGCAGACATGGCGGTGACGGCGATGAGTCGCGTGAGTGAAAGCGCTCAGGGCATCGACGCGGTGATCGAGGGTCTCGACAAGATCGCCTTCCAGACTCGAGTGCTGGCGATGAATGCGGCGGTGGAAGCGGGGCGCGCGGGCGAGGCGGGACGCGGGTTCGCGGTGGTGGCGGACCTCGTCAGCGCGCTTGCCATGCGGGCGGAGGAAGAAGCGAAAAGGGCGCGGGCACAGCTCACCACCACGCAGTCCGACATCGGCGACGCGGTGGAAGCGGTGCGGTCGGTCGACCAGGCGCTCCACGACATCGCGGCCAGTGTCGGCGCCGTGAACGGCCGGATCGGCGGCATTGCCGCGGCGAACGAGCGGCAGGCGACGCTGATCGGGCAGATACGCGAGGCGATCCGGGCGATGAACGAGACTGCTCAGCAGAGCGCGGCGATGATCGAGGAAAGTGCCGCGGCGGCGCAGCAGCTGACCGCGCAGGCCGAGCTGCTGGAGGAAGCGTCGGGCCGCTTCACCCTCGGAAACGAACAGGGTCGGCCGGTCAAGCCGAGCCGACCGGCGATCCGCCTCGCCGCCTAG
- a CDS encoding carbohydrate porin yields the protein MARLAMLAAALLPFGSAAVAQTLPDHGRQEQAIDWGASYKLDLSFGRDGSRRVQRLDNLDLTAGASLEPLGWSGVRAYVHLLGNSGARPNDRAGTLQGINNIEVPKPGLRLFEAWIEQEFGRGSLRAGAYNLNGEFYVTDSSGLLLAPVFGIGSELAATGARGPAIFPYSALAVRGDVKLSRDGIVRAALVNASAGTLFDKGGIDVDFGDGLLGIAEGGIEGSSGKLLVGAWAYSRRQEEHNPAGVGRHRAQGIYLLAEKPLADGLTAFGRAGLSDGRTSAFRGGWQIGFQREPAPFGSPGSAFAIGIHQAWLSNGEQKTIALAGDRPSRTEAGAEITLRERLLGPISIQPSVQWIRNAGGIANTRGLLVGTLRLSIEL from the coding sequence ATGGCCAGACTTGCCATGCTTGCCGCCGCGCTCCTGCCCTTCGGCAGCGCTGCAGTGGCTCAGACCCTTCCTGACCATGGCCGCCAGGAGCAGGCGATCGACTGGGGCGCCAGCTACAAGCTCGATCTCAGCTTCGGCCGCGATGGCTCGCGACGGGTGCAGCGTCTCGACAATCTCGATCTCACCGCCGGCGCGTCACTGGAGCCGCTCGGGTGGAGCGGTGTCCGCGCCTACGTTCATCTGCTGGGCAACAGCGGCGCCCGCCCGAATGATCGCGCGGGTACGCTCCAGGGCATCAACAACATCGAGGTGCCGAAACCAGGCCTGCGGCTGTTCGAGGCGTGGATCGAGCAGGAGTTCGGCCGCGGCTCGCTACGCGCAGGCGCCTACAATCTCAACGGGGAGTTCTACGTCACGGACAGCAGCGGTCTCCTCCTTGCCCCGGTGTTCGGGATCGGCTCGGAGCTGGCCGCGACCGGTGCGCGAGGACCCGCCATCTTCCCTTATTCGGCGCTTGCCGTGCGGGGCGATGTGAAGCTCTCTCGCGACGGGATCGTCCGGGCGGCGCTCGTCAACGCCTCCGCCGGAACCCTGTTCGACAAGGGCGGCATCGACGTCGACTTTGGCGACGGGCTGCTCGGGATCGCCGAGGGTGGGATCGAGGGGTCTTCCGGCAAGCTGTTGGTGGGCGCCTGGGCCTATTCCAGGCGCCAAGAAGAGCACAATCCCGCGGGGGTCGGTCGCCACCGCGCGCAGGGCATCTACCTTCTCGCAGAGAAGCCGCTTGCAGATGGCCTCACGGCGTTCGGCCGGGCCGGCCTGTCGGACGGGCGCACATCCGCCTTCAGGGGCGGCTGGCAGATCGGCTTTCAGCGCGAGCCCGCACCGTTCGGCAGCCCGGGCAGTGCCTTCGCCATCGGCATCCACCAGGCCTGGCTGTCGAACGGTGAGCAAAAGACAATCGCGCTTGCCGGCGATCGACCGTCGCGGACAGAGGCGGGCGCCGAGATCACGTTGAGGGAGCGCCTGCTCGGCCCCATCAGCATCCAGCCGAGCGTGCAGTGGATCCGCAATGCCGGCGGGATCGCCAATACCCGCGGACTATTGGTCGGAACCCTCCGCCTGTCGATCGAGCTGTAG